The following proteins are co-located in the Campylobacter concisus genome:
- a CDS encoding DctP family TRAP transporter solute-binding subunit, whose translation MKFLQALLFTCAISGLAFGADKVYTIKFAHVVAASTPKGKAADFFAKRAEELSGGKLKVQVFPSAQLLDDDRVFGALKLGNVQMAAPSFSKFTPIVPQFQLFDLPFIFKDAEHLHKVQDGEVGEELKALVTKKGFVALDYWDAGFKHFSSSKKPVLVPEDAKGQKFRIQSSKVLEEQIKVVGGNPQVLPFSEVYSALQQGVVDATENPLSNFYNSKFHEVQSSLTLSSHGYLGYLVVMSDKFWSKLPDDLKANVKQALSEATAFEREETAKEDAHVIAELEKYIAASKKLEIYKIDDAQKAEWQKVMQSIYPKFYDVIGKDLIEKTLGTK comes from the coding sequence ATGAAATTCTTACAAGCTTTACTTTTCACTTGTGCCATCAGTGGCTTAGCATTTGGTGCAGACAAGGTCTATACGATCAAATTTGCTCACGTTGTCGCAGCTTCTACACCAAAGGGCAAAGCGGCTGATTTTTTCGCTAAACGTGCTGAGGAGCTAAGTGGCGGTAAACTAAAAGTTCAAGTCTTCCCATCAGCTCAGCTACTTGACGATGATAGAGTTTTTGGCGCATTAAAGCTTGGCAATGTTCAAATGGCAGCTCCAAGTTTTTCAAAATTTACGCCTATTGTGCCGCAGTTTCAGCTATTTGACCTACCTTTCATCTTTAAAGACGCAGAGCACCTTCATAAGGTCCAAGATGGCGAGGTCGGCGAGGAGCTAAAAGCCCTTGTTACAAAAAAAGGCTTTGTGGCACTTGATTATTGGGATGCTGGATTTAAACATTTTAGCTCAAGCAAAAAACCAGTTCTTGTGCCAGAAGATGCAAAAGGACAAAAATTTAGAATCCAAAGCTCAAAGGTACTTGAAGAACAAATTAAAGTAGTTGGTGGCAACCCACAAGTTCTGCCATTTTCAGAGGTTTACTCTGCACTTCAACAAGGCGTAGTTGATGCGACTGAAAATCCACTTTCAAATTTCTATAACTCAAAATTTCACGAAGTTCAAAGCTCACTTACCCTTTCAAGTCATGGATATTTAGGCTATTTAGTCGTTATGAGCGATAAATTTTGGAGCAAGCTACCAGATGATCTAAAAGCAAATGTAAAACAAGCTCTAAGCGAAGCAACAGCTTTCGAGAGAGAAGAGACAGCAAAAGAGGACGCTCACGTAATAGCTGAACTTGAAAAATACATCGCTGCTAGTAAAAAACTAGAAATTTATAAGATCGATGACGCACAAAAGGCCGAATGGCAAAAGGTTATGCAGTCAATCTATCCTAAATTTTATGATGTTATCGGTAAAGACCTCATAGAAAAGACTCTTGGGACAAAATGA
- the sodB gene encoding superoxide dismutase [Fe] has translation MFELRKLPFDANSNAVVSAKTCEYHYGKHHATYVANLNNLIKDTKFANASFYEILTNSEGGLYNNVAQVYNHDFYWDCIAKKSEMSSELKAAIEANFANFKEEFLKAATTLFGSGWAWLVFDPSNKKLEIVQTSNAKTPVSDGKVPLLVVDVWEHAYYIDNFNARPKYLETFYENINWEFVSKAYEWALKEGLGSVEFYTKELHK, from the coding sequence ATGTTTGAACTTAGAAAACTTCCATTTGATGCAAATAGCAATGCAGTAGTTAGCGCAAAAACCTGTGAATACCACTACGGCAAGCATCATGCAACTTACGTAGCAAATTTAAACAATCTTATAAAAGATACAAAATTTGCTAACGCATCTTTTTATGAAATTCTAACAAATAGCGAAGGTGGCCTTTACAACAACGTCGCTCAAGTTTACAACCACGACTTTTACTGGGACTGTATCGCTAAAAAAAGCGAGATGTCAAGCGAGCTAAAAGCTGCGATCGAAGCAAATTTCGCAAATTTCAAAGAGGAATTTTTAAAGGCAGCTACAACACTTTTTGGCTCAGGCTGGGCATGGCTTGTATTTGATCCAAGCAACAAAAAGCTAGAGATCGTACAAACTAGTAACGCAAAAACTCCAGTGAGCGATGGCAAAGTGCCGCTTCTAGTCGTTGATGTTTGGGAGCACGCTTACTACATCGACAACTTCAACGCTCGTCCAAAATACCTAGAGACTTTCTATGAGAATATAAACTGGGAATTTGTAAGCAAAGCTTACGAGTGGGCGCTAAAAGAGGGCCTAGGCTCAGTTGAGTTTTACACAAAAGAACTTCACAAATAA
- a CDS encoding MalY/PatB family protein has protein sequence MKYDFDTLISRDGTNSSKWRIKNDVLPMWVADMDFKAAPEILNALQKRLDNGVFGYSFIPKEWNEAIKGWWKRRHDVSFENDWMCFCTGVIPAISTAIRRFSNPGDQILVQAPVYHVFFNCIKNNGREILSNDLVYKDGSYEIDFEDLEAKLAQPLTTMMLLCNPHNPIGKIWDKETLKKIGELCYKHDVLVISDEIHCDITDPGLSYVPFISVSEECKNNSITCISPTKAFNIAGLQSSAIVTPNEQIRARINAAVNYDEIGEANAFAITATIAAFNDSQTWLDELREYLFENKKVVINFIKEQNLPVKLLPSNATYLLWLDCSAFCEDSSEFMNFLRDKAGLWLNDGNAYRGDRFFLRMNIATQRARVLEGLKRLQNGINLYTSRK, from the coding sequence ATGAAGTACGATTTTGATACGCTTATTAGCAGAGATGGCACCAACTCATCAAAATGGCGAATAAAAAACGATGTTTTGCCAATGTGGGTTGCTGATATGGATTTTAAGGCTGCACCTGAAATTTTAAATGCCCTACAAAAGCGTCTTGATAATGGCGTTTTTGGCTACTCATTTATCCCAAAAGAGTGGAACGAAGCGATTAAAGGCTGGTGGAAGAGGCGTCATGATGTTAGCTTTGAAAACGATTGGATGTGCTTTTGCACTGGTGTTATACCAGCGATTTCTACTGCGATTAGAAGATTTAGCAATCCAGGAGATCAAATTTTAGTTCAAGCTCCCGTCTATCACGTATTTTTTAACTGCATCAAAAATAATGGCCGTGAAATTTTATCAAATGACCTTGTCTATAAAGATGGCTCTTATGAGATTGATTTTGAAGACCTTGAGGCAAAGCTAGCGCAGCCGCTAACAACTATGATGCTTCTTTGCAATCCTCACAATCCAATAGGAAAAATTTGGGACAAAGAGACGCTTAAAAAAATAGGCGAGCTTTGCTATAAGCACGATGTTTTGGTTATCAGCGATGAGATCCACTGCGACATAACTGATCCTGGTCTAAGCTACGTGCCATTTATCAGCGTTAGCGAAGAGTGTAAAAATAACTCAATCACATGCATCTCACCAACAAAAGCTTTCAATATCGCAGGACTTCAAAGCTCAGCCATCGTCACGCCAAATGAGCAAATACGCGCCAGAATAAATGCAGCTGTAAATTATGATGAGATAGGAGAAGCAAACGCATTTGCAATAACTGCGACAATAGCGGCATTTAACGATAGTCAAACATGGCTTGATGAACTTAGGGAGTATCTCTTCGAAAATAAAAAGGTCGTTATAAATTTCATAAAAGAGCAAAATTTGCCAGTAAAACTCCTACCATCAAATGCGACTTATCTTTTATGGCTCGATTGCAGCGCTTTTTGTGAGGATTCGAGCGAATTTATGAATTTCTTGCGTGATAAAGCTGGGCTTTGGCTAAATGATGGCAATGCTTACAGGGGAGATAGATTTTTCCTCCGTATGAATATTGCAACCCAAAGAGCCAGAGTGCTTGAGGGGCTAAAACGCTTACAAAATGGTATAAATTTATACACTTCAAGAAAATAA
- a CDS encoding DIP1984 family protein, producing MKLAQALILRADTQKRLEQLKGRLLDNAKMQENERPSEDPKLLLKELDRLSDELFRLILAINLTNSSAKLEGVSLTEMIAKKDTLSQKASVLREFAKSASQKVDLYSNSEIKILSSVDVAMLQKQIDELSKEIRELDMKLQEANWQVDLVE from the coding sequence ATGAAATTAGCTCAGGCTCTCATTTTAAGAGCCGATACACAAAAACGTTTAGAGCAGCTAAAAGGTAGGTTGCTTGATAATGCAAAAATGCAAGAAAATGAAAGACCTAGCGAAGATCCAAAGCTTCTTTTAAAAGAGCTTGATAGGCTAAGCGATGAGCTATTTAGACTGATCTTGGCTATAAATTTAACAAACTCAAGTGCAAAACTTGAAGGCGTGAGTCTAACTGAAATGATCGCTAAAAAAGATACACTAAGCCAAAAAGCAAGCGTGCTTAGGGAATTTGCCAAAAGCGCAAGCCAAAAGGTCGATCTTTACTCAAATAGCGAGATAAAAATTTTAAGTAGTGTTGATGTGGCTATGCTTCAAAAGCAAATAGACGAGCTATCCAAAGAGATCAGAGAGCTAGATATGAAGCTGCAAGAGGCAAACTGGCAAGTTGATCTTGTAGAGTAA
- a CDS encoding trans-sulfuration enzyme family protein, whose protein sequence is MKLDTLIVKGIEAKNNPNKAVIPPIFLASTFVQDDLENFQEFAYSRGSNPTKKAFDEIFAKVEGSKYAFSFGSGMAATAAALSLIKTGQKVLLNSNVYGGTYRYVTTVFESHGIKSEFIDDLNFLSEDDISDDVAAIFIETPSNPLLRVTDIARISKIAHKKGALVIVDNTFLTPYYQKVLEHGADIVVYSATKYIGGHADVIAGIVTLNDDALAEKIKFAKNTLGGIISPMDAYYLIRGLKTLSVRFDRQTQNTHKIIKFLENNDAVSVVHFAGSYSEQEAKMQAAQASDIGALISFELNEKYDVNKFVKSLEIFDLAVSLGGVESLICRPATMTHEAYPKEVLDKIGIKQNLLRLAIGIENADDLIADLDQAFKKAKK, encoded by the coding sequence ATGAAACTTGATACCTTGATCGTAAAAGGCATTGAAGCTAAAAATAATCCAAATAAAGCTGTCATTCCGCCTATTTTTTTAGCAAGTACATTTGTGCAAGATGATCTTGAAAATTTTCAAGAATTTGCATATTCGCGTGGTAGCAACCCAACCAAAAAAGCATTTGATGAAATTTTTGCAAAAGTTGAAGGCAGCAAATACGCTTTTAGTTTTGGCTCAGGCATGGCCGCGACAGCAGCTGCACTTAGCCTTATAAAAACGGGACAAAAGGTCCTACTAAATAGCAACGTTTATGGCGGCACTTATAGATATGTCACGACTGTTTTTGAAAGCCACGGCATAAAGAGCGAATTTATAGATGATCTAAATTTTTTGAGCGAAGATGATATAAGTGACGATGTGGCAGCGATATTCATCGAAACTCCGTCAAATCCTCTCTTAAGAGTGACAGATATCGCTAGAATTTCAAAGATCGCTCACAAAAAGGGTGCTCTAGTCATCGTGGATAACACATTTTTAACGCCTTACTATCAAAAAGTGCTTGAGCACGGAGCTGACATCGTAGTCTATAGCGCTACAAAGTATATTGGTGGACACGCTGATGTGATCGCTGGTATCGTTACGCTAAACGATGATGCTTTGGCTGAGAAGATAAAATTTGCTAAAAACACGCTTGGTGGCATCATAAGCCCGATGGACGCATACTACCTAATACGTGGTCTTAAAACGCTTAGCGTTAGGTTTGACAGACAAACGCAAAATACACATAAAATCATCAAATTTTTAGAGAATAATGACGCCGTTAGCGTGGTGCATTTTGCCGGCTCATATAGCGAGCAAGAGGCAAAGATGCAAGCGGCTCAAGCAAGCGACATCGGCGCTCTTATCTCTTTTGAGCTCAATGAAAAATACGATGTAAATAAATTTGTAAAATCGCTAGAAATTTTTGATCTAGCGGTAAGCCTTGGTGGAGTAGAAAGCCTTATCTGCAGGCCTGCAACGATGACGCATGAGGCATATCCAAAAGAGGTGCTAGATAAGATTGGCATAAAACAAAACTTGCTTCGTTTAGCAATCGGTATCGAAAACGCTGATGATCTAATAGCAGATCTTGATCAAGCATTTAAAAAAGCAAAAAAATAA
- the tpx gene encoding thiol peroxidase, with translation MATTKFKGSEVNLSGNELFVGSYAPEAKVVAQDLSEFSVGGNNGVEVLVCLPSLDTGVCAAEARKFNEKVAGKHGVKLSIISNDLPFAMGRFCTTEGIANLHVGSDFRYGEFAKNYGVLMNDGPLKGLLARAVFVINDGVIIHKQIVPEVTEEPNYDAVFDAIKSSGSCGCGCH, from the coding sequence ATGGCAACTACAAAATTTAAAGGTAGTGAGGTAAATTTAAGTGGAAATGAGCTATTTGTAGGCTCTTATGCGCCTGAAGCAAAAGTCGTAGCGCAAGATCTTAGCGAGTTTAGCGTAGGCGGAAATAATGGCGTAGAAGTACTTGTTTGCTTACCATCACTTGATACTGGAGTTTGCGCAGCAGAGGCTCGTAAATTTAACGAAAAAGTAGCTGGCAAACATGGTGTAAAACTTAGCATCATCTCAAATGATTTGCCATTTGCGATGGGGAGATTTTGCACGACTGAAGGCATAGCAAATTTACATGTTGGAAGCGACTTTAGATACGGAGAATTTGCTAAAAACTATGGCGTTTTAATGAACGATGGCCCACTAAAAGGACTACTTGCAAGAGCGGTATTTGTCATCAATGATGGCGTAATAATTCACAAACAAATCGTCCCTGAAGTGACAGAAGAGCCAAACTACGATGCTGTATTTGATGCTATTAAAAGTAGCGGTAGTTGCGGTTGTGGCTGCCATTAA
- a CDS encoding ribonuclease HII encodes MAKICGIDEAGRGALAGPLSVAACVLNKEISGLNDSKKLTAKKREELFKEIIKSSNFLIIYFSNAQIDELGLSECLRRALKIFKAHFKDFEIIYDGNLDYGVGITTMIKADSKVAGVSAASILAKVSRDSLMKGWDKIYSKYGFAGHKGYGTKAHLDAIAKFGYSSLHRKSFVVKSFEKSLFD; translated from the coding sequence ATGGCAAAAATTTGTGGCATAGATGAGGCTGGACGTGGGGCTTTAGCTGGGCCTTTAAGCGTAGCGGCCTGCGTGCTTAATAAAGAAATTTCAGGTCTAAACGACTCCAAAAAACTAACCGCAAAAAAGCGTGAGGAGCTTTTTAAAGAGATCATAAAAAGCTCAAATTTTCTCATCATCTACTTCTCGAATGCGCAAATAGACGAACTTGGGCTAAGCGAGTGCTTAAGACGAGCGCTCAAAATTTTTAAGGCGCATTTTAAGGACTTTGAGATCATTTATGATGGAAATTTAGACTATGGCGTTGGTATCACAACGATGATAAAAGCTGACAGCAAAGTCGCTGGGGTAAGCGCTGCTAGCATATTAGCAAAAGTTAGTCGTGACAGTTTGATGAAAGGCTGGGATAAAATTTACTCAAAGTATGGCTTTGCTGGGCACAAAGGATACGGCACAAAGGCTCACCTAGATGCCATTGCCAAGTTTGGCTATTCAAGCCTTCATAGAAAAAGCTTTGTAGTAAAATCTTTTGAAAAATCTCTATTTGACTAA
- a CDS encoding S-adenosylmethionine tRNA ribosyltransferase, with amino-acid sequence MRAFIGIFILIVGLFGYEINHENWAKFYKFIGEANGIKFEVYMNYFKDEFENFKQSKSFKVPAKISGHIFFDGTKYDYEKGNLEQNSSEISSLNAVSDKINLDVKNENGELKGKIIVKNKAYNATIKKEKEYEMLNIGIQMTEANGTRYEAIINDIFTKESAKKNKNKLLSTLYDLKSERKKWPNNQFESLDNIYYINDKIKSICTYKNNKTSCDVVLLKTNKRLKLKQIFKDMNNPHLKAILATAGVSENFVLSPLGLTFLNEEQISVPLDELRPYFSDEIGL; translated from the coding sequence ATGAGAGCATTTATTGGGATTTTTATACTTATAGTAGGCCTATTTGGCTATGAGATAAATCACGAAAACTGGGCAAAATTTTATAAATTTATTGGTGAGGCAAATGGTATAAAATTTGAAGTTTATATGAACTATTTTAAAGATGAATTTGAAAATTTTAAGCAAAGTAAGAGCTTTAAAGTACCGGCCAAGATAAGCGGACATATCTTTTTTGATGGTACAAAATACGACTACGAAAAAGGTAATCTTGAGCAAAATAGCAGTGAAATTTCATCGCTAAATGCTGTATCTGATAAGATAAATTTAGACGTTAAAAATGAAAATGGAGAGTTAAAGGGCAAAATAATCGTTAAAAACAAAGCCTATAATGCAACTATCAAAAAAGAAAAAGAGTATGAAATGCTAAATATTGGCATCCAAATGACTGAAGCAAATGGCACGAGATACGAAGCTATCATCAACGACATATTTACCAAAGAATCGGCTAAAAAAAATAAAAATAAATTACTCTCGACACTTTATGACCTAAAAAGTGAGCGTAAAAAATGGCCAAATAACCAATTTGAGAGCCTAGATAACATCTACTATATAAATGACAAAATAAAAAGCATCTGCACCTATAAAAATAACAAAACTAGCTGCGATGTCGTCTTGCTTAAAACCAACAAAAGGCTAAAGTTAAAGCAGATTTTTAAAGATATGAACAACCCTCATCTAAAAGCAATCCTCGCAACAGCAGGTGTTAGCGAAAATTTTGTACTTTCGCCACTTGGGCTTACCTTTTTAAATGAGGAGCAAATTAGCGTGCCGCTTGATGAGCTAAGACCTTACTTTAGCGATGAAATCGGGCTTTAA
- a CDS encoding ATP-binding protein has protein sequence MNQLELYYNQPLKSSKFIPRKYEIISPKTLIIGAISSGKTALVYEFLSHYKSEERLYVNLDDLRIDRALLLANLKDFLEKNTQIKVLAVENLQATDLINLSFLKGATLENIILTSKEFSLTIDGFARINLNYLDYEEFILFFKKNLDQDLLFSYFLAHGNEIASAFLDSSEVIAHLQQLLRANLSEQSIAILKECAQKCHDVLSTFGIYKNLKEQMKISKDSVYNTVASLNENGFIELVPNLDESSTSKKLYFTNFALRNALYLKKDFLAVFANVVFCELLKFKDEFYYTKEIDFFLNKRKIAIICVPFSAPEIIFLKFKKLHASLKELGVSKLQIISVANQAELSFEGIKCEILPFSRWSLGL, from the coding sequence ATGAACCAATTAGAGCTTTATTACAATCAGCCGCTTAAATCAAGTAAATTTATCCCCAGAAAATACGAAATCATCTCGCCAAAGACGCTTATAATAGGCGCCATTTCAAGTGGCAAAACAGCCCTTGTTTATGAGTTTTTGAGCCATTATAAAAGCGAGGAGAGACTTTATGTAAATTTAGACGATCTAAGGATAGATAGAGCCTTGCTTTTAGCAAATTTAAAAGATTTTTTAGAAAAAAATACTCAGATAAAGGTTCTTGCGGTTGAAAATTTACAAGCCACTGATCTTATAAATTTAAGCTTTTTAAAGGGCGCAACACTTGAAAATATCATCCTTACAAGCAAGGAATTTTCACTCACGATTGACGGCTTTGCTCGCATAAATTTAAACTATCTCGACTACGAGGAATTTATACTATTTTTTAAGAAAAATTTGGACCAAGACCTGCTTTTTAGCTACTTTTTGGCTCACGGCAACGAGATAGCAAGTGCTTTTTTAGACTCTAGCGAGGTTATAGCGCACTTGCAGCAGCTCTTAAGAGCAAATTTAAGCGAGCAAAGCATTGCGATTTTAAAAGAATGTGCTCAAAAATGCCACGATGTGCTTAGCACTTTTGGTATCTACAAAAACCTAAAAGAGCAGATGAAAATTTCAAAAGATAGTGTCTATAACACAGTAGCCAGCCTTAATGAAAATGGCTTTATAGAATTAGTACCAAATTTAGATGAGAGCAGCACGAGCAAAAAGCTCTACTTTACAAATTTTGCACTTCGTAACGCTTTATACCTAAAAAAGGATTTTTTAGCTGTCTTTGCAAATGTCGTTTTTTGCGAGTTGCTTAAATTTAAAGATGAATTTTACTACACAAAAGAGATTGATTTCTTCCTTAATAAAAGGAAGATTGCGATCATCTGTGTACCGTTTTCTGCACCAGAGATCATCTTTTTGAAATTTAAAAAACTCCACGCAAGCTTAAAAGAGCTGGGTGTAAGTAAGCTTCAAATAATTAGCGTCGCAAACCAAGCTGAGCTTAGCTTTGAGGGCATAAAATGCGAAATTTTGCCATTTTCTAGGTGGAGTCTAGGTTTATAA
- a CDS encoding Eco57I restriction-modification methylase domain-containing protein, with product MPIFNTKFLLTQEQDEEKLKKRYVNLQTYQTKASDIKSFKEEKFQTQFLKDIFENCLGYTLDTTNPTNFNLEREKKNETDGKKADGAILINGEVRCVIELKDQTTQHLDKTPSNRELSPVDQAFRYFISHENAKYVVVSNFNELRFYIGNKTTFEKFDLLTASFDEFKRLHLLLSFESISTDLPLKLKEKFATHEREISNKFYKDFSAFRLTLFKNICKNNTSIDKNRLLSLTQKLCDRFVFILFAEDRGLLRLRTIAEIKDKFQNQVTELSFYDFYKIYFKAIDEGSERLDIKRYNGGLFATDTELDALKIDDSVLEAQFLSDYDFLSDIGVNILGHIFESSLNDLEELNAQINGNEFDAKQSKRKKDGIFYTPEFITEFIVENSLGALCKAKKDELGLDLNELLAPKNPKKLTKAESEIKDKIYAYREWLLSLKILDPACGSGAFLNQALEFLISEHGALDTYRKVYEGEGLGLYDIESTILENNLYGVDINADAVEIARLSLWLRTAAKGRVLTDLSKNLVAANSLLEFPFDFKFDVVIGNPPYVRQEAIKEQKPALQKYKVYSGTADLFVYFYELGITHLKENGLLGFICSNKFFRASYGENLRKFILENTQITHIIDFAGVKVFEDASVDSAITIFKKIRAGENSKFNFLASSTTNLKTQKFIQIPQSTLNETNFTFLDSSKFELKSKIEKVAKPLKDWGVNINYGVKTGLNEAFIIDSDTRDKVLSTCIGDEREQMQKLIRPILRGRDIKRYDYEWAGLWLINIHNGYGTEPRINIDNFPKLKLYLDKFEPKLSNRSDKGATPYNLRNCAYLDEFEKEKILCARIVQSPKFAYDTNNNIPDNTAYCITGENLKFLLAFLNSTGVYKIFNFFYAGGGLEGEIKINRLEILPIPQITPQNENLSNEIINLVDEILKANGKIKLYEKHMSALNLDEKLEAKENIDALNDKIKASDEKIDKLVFELYELTSDEIALITGGGF from the coding sequence ATGCCGATCTTTAATACAAAATTCTTATTAACTCAAGAACAAGACGAGGAGAAGCTTAAAAAGCGTTATGTAAATTTACAAACATATCAGACAAAAGCTAGCGACATTAAGAGCTTCAAAGAAGAGAAATTTCAAACGCAGTTTCTAAAAGATATCTTTGAAAACTGCCTTGGCTACACTTTGGACACTACTAATCCTACAAATTTCAATCTTGAACGTGAGAAAAAGAACGAAACTGACGGCAAAAAAGCAGACGGGGCGATACTGATAAATGGCGAAGTTAGATGCGTGATCGAGCTAAAAGATCAGACCACACAGCATCTTGATAAAACTCCGTCCAACCGCGAGCTTAGCCCGGTAGATCAAGCCTTTCGCTATTTTATCTCGCATGAAAATGCCAAATATGTCGTTGTTTCAAATTTTAATGAACTGCGCTTTTACATCGGCAATAAAACAACATTTGAAAAATTTGACCTTCTTACGGCAAGCTTTGACGAGTTTAAAAGACTTCATTTACTGCTTAGCTTTGAGAGCATTAGCACGGATCTGCCGCTAAAGCTAAAAGAGAAATTTGCCACTCACGAGCGTGAAATTTCAAACAAATTTTATAAAGACTTTAGCGCATTTAGACTCACTCTTTTTAAAAATATTTGCAAAAACAATACTAGCATTGATAAAAATAGGCTTTTAAGCCTAACTCAAAAACTATGCGACAGGTTTGTTTTCATACTATTTGCAGAAGACCGCGGACTACTAAGGCTTCGCACGATAGCCGAGATAAAAGATAAATTTCAAAACCAAGTTACTGAGCTAAGCTTTTATGACTTTTACAAAATTTACTTTAAAGCCATTGATGAAGGTAGTGAACGTCTTGATATCAAACGCTATAATGGCGGTCTTTTTGCCACAGATACTGAGCTTGATGCGCTAAAGATAGACGATAGCGTGCTTGAAGCGCAGTTTTTAAGTGACTATGACTTTTTAAGCGACATCGGTGTAAATATCCTAGGACATATCTTTGAAAGCTCACTAAACGACCTTGAAGAGCTAAATGCGCAAATAAATGGTAATGAATTTGATGCCAAACAGAGTAAACGTAAAAAAGATGGCATATTTTATACGCCAGAGTTTATAACAGAATTTATAGTTGAAAATTCGCTTGGTGCGCTTTGTAAAGCTAAAAAAGATGAGCTAGGGCTTGATCTAAATGAGCTATTAGCACCAAAAAATCCCAAAAAATTAACCAAAGCAGAAAGTGAGATCAAAGACAAAATTTATGCTTACCGCGAATGGCTCTTATCCCTTAAGATACTTGATCCAGCTTGTGGCTCTGGTGCGTTTTTAAACCAAGCTTTAGAATTTCTCATTAGCGAGCATGGCGCATTAGACACTTACCGCAAAGTATATGAGGGCGAGGGCTTGGGACTTTACGATATAGAAAGCACGATTTTAGAAAATAACCTTTACGGCGTAGATATAAATGCCGATGCGGTCGAGATCGCCAGACTATCTCTTTGGCTCCGCACAGCTGCAAAAGGACGAGTTTTGACAGATCTTAGTAAAAATTTAGTAGCTGCAAACTCGCTTTTAGAATTTCCTTTTGACTTTAAATTTGATGTCGTTATCGGCAATCCTCCCTATGTTAGACAAGAGGCGATAAAAGAGCAAAAGCCAGCTCTACAAAAATATAAAGTTTATAGCGGCACGGCTGATTTGTTTGTATATTTTTATGAGCTTGGCATTACACATCTAAAAGAAAATGGGCTTTTAGGCTTTATTTGTTCAAATAAATTTTTCCGCGCCAGCTATGGTGAAAATTTACGTAAATTTATATTAGAAAATACGCAAATAACACATATTATTGATTTTGCTGGGGTTAAAGTTTTTGAAGACGCGAGCGTAGATAGCGCGATTACTATTTTTAAAAAAATAAGAGCCGGTGAAAATTCAAAATTTAATTTCCTAGCTTCAAGCACCACAAATTTAAAAACGCAAAAATTTATCCAAATACCACAATCCACGCTAAACGAAACAAATTTCACTTTCCTAGATAGCAGCAAATTTGAGCTAAAAAGCAAGATCGAAAAAGTCGCAAAGCCATTAAAAGATTGGGGTGTAAATATTAATTATGGTGTTAAAACTGGGCTAAACGAAGCTTTCATTATCGATAGCGACACTCGTGATAAAGTTTTAAGCACTTGCATTGGGGACGAAAGAGAACAGATGCAAAAGCTCATTAGACCGATCTTAAGGGGTCGAGATATAAAGCGTTATGACTATGAGTGGGCTGGGCTGTGGCTCATAAACATCCATAATGGATATGGCACCGAGCCTCGCATCAATATAGATAATTTTCCTAAGCTAAAACTATATCTTGATAAATTTGAGCCGAAACTTTCCAATCGTTCTGATAAAGGAGCCACTCCTTATAATCTGCGAAACTGCGCATATCTGGATGAATTCGAAAAAGAGAAAATTTTATGTGCCAGAATTGTGCAAAGCCCAAAATTTGCTTACGATACAAATAATAATATTCCAGACAATACTGCATATTGTATAACTGGCGAAAATTTAAAATTTTTATTAGCTTTTTTAAATTCAACAGGTGTTTATAAAATTTTCAACTTTTTTTATGCCGGAGGTGGACTTGAAGGCGAAATAAAAATAAATCGCTTAGAAATTTTGCCTATCCCACAAATCACGCCACAAAATGAAAATTTATCAAACGAGATAATAAATTTGGTCGATGAAATTTTAAAGGCCAATGGAAAAATCAAGCTTTACGAGAAGCACATGTCTGCTTTAAATCTTGATGAAAAGCTAGAAGCCAAAGAAAATATCGACGCGCTAAACGACAAAATCAAGGCAAGTGACGAAAAAATAGACAAACTTGTTTTTGAGCTTTATGAACTAACGAGCGACGAGATCGCACTTATAACGGGGGGGGGGTTCTGA
- the rpsJ gene encoding 30S ribosomal protein S10 encodes MERIRLKLKAYDHRVLDRTVAAIVEAVKRTGADVRGPVPMPTKIKRYTVLKSPHINKDSREQFEMRIHARMLDIVAATPETVDSLTKLDLAPEVNVEVRAMK; translated from the coding sequence ATGGAAAGAATCAGGTTAAAGCTAAAAGCTTACGACCATAGAGTTCTAGACCGCACTGTTGCAGCAATCGTAGAAGCTGTCAAACGAACAGGTGCCGACGTTCGTGGCCCGGTACCAATGCCTACAAAGATCAAACGCTATACAGTCTTAAAATCTCCACACATCAACAAAGACTCACGTGAGCAGTTTGAGATGAGAATACACGCTCGTATGCTTGACATCGTAGCTGCTACTCCAGAAACTGTAGATAGCCTAACAAAACTCGACCTAGCTCCAGAAGTTAATGTCGAAGTTCGTGCGATGAAATAA